A portion of the Nitrospira sp. genome contains these proteins:
- the smc gene encoding chromosome segregation protein SMC — translation MYLKSLEMSGFKSFAEAKIEFPEGVTAIVGPNGSGKSNVVDAILWVLGEQSTKTLRSEKMEDVIFNGTELRKPLGMAEVSLVIGGLDHIKVDPLSGLTSQLAEYQELMITRRLYRNGDSEYLINKTACRLKDIRSALLDTRAGTKGHTVIAQGQIDQILNASPQDRRELIEETAGIVRYKKQKAEALRKLEATQQNLLRVRDIIGEVKKQLNSLERQARQARSYQVLQQEARSLEIALLTNEYRALRTVIADIEKELGLLTERESEQASEQAKLNVELERVRLAMAEAGDGANRLREELARLEQQQAQALTSAEVERHRSELYEQQRTHGASELERVKQEQEHLVSAETALEHTLETLARELLEQEQTLAGVDQEMKALTHQRTGTVQEEERARVDVMNLAVLVANAEQTLSQLTVRSEEIAQREHRLGREREELDGQRQVAAQKRRLLLESCEEAKHTVGALREQQRAVEEAVARSAASLVDVDQHLSRESEELAAADSHWRALQGVLREDMGYGRSGDEEATALKACEGVHEAIAEWLEIPAELDRAVEAWLGERVRGWLVDGPAAACRAIEFLSGKDLGRGTFIPHSPRWRASADDWWQALAGRRGVIGRAADLISVQPSRAAARDYLFDRVVFVETLQDALSQWDALAAESGGPVFVTKAGEIVDAAGAITGGQTGPTGGLLQRRREVLNLEARRAELTQAVEEGRQRREQLVTEGQQLRDEARRLADLLREAEMSGLSLQKDEAGLEQVLGDLIRRIEALTEEAQRNSGEVQRLQQEARVGAAQLQQWMAEKAGQERSLAQVRARLVHIEEDVQGLQQRLTAAQLSVQGNRTTGDHHRRDLQRIRQQRQEGLARIESFVQQLASLEASLTQSREERLRYEELCRELGGAVDRVKADVVQAQEQQAQNLAHAHDIEVDLERVREVMASLRESRLASEVRRAEVRTQLGTVESTLAGTYQVDLSTLSEPIPAAEEGTASQPAAVGSDDDLRQQLKKIRERLDRMGPINLAAISEHEELETRHQFLSTQEQDLSTSMASLKEIIQRINRTTKDMFASTFAELQEQFGVVFSKFFPGGRAELQLVDATIGEGTDEKRPPDDPGVEIVAQPPGKRLKNITMLSGGEKTLTAMALLFASFLIRPTPFCILDEIDAPLDEENIGRFTGVLRELAREAQFMVITHNKRTMAIADSLFGVTMEEPGISKLVSVRLADLQPA, via the coding sequence ATGTATCTCAAGTCGCTTGAGATGTCGGGGTTCAAGTCCTTCGCGGAGGCGAAGATTGAGTTTCCTGAGGGGGTGACCGCCATCGTCGGGCCGAACGGAAGCGGGAAGAGCAACGTGGTCGACGCCATCCTGTGGGTGTTGGGCGAGCAGAGCACAAAGACCCTCCGAAGCGAAAAAATGGAGGATGTCATTTTCAACGGAACGGAGTTGCGGAAGCCGTTGGGCATGGCGGAGGTCTCGCTGGTGATCGGCGGACTCGACCACATCAAGGTGGATCCGCTCTCGGGACTCACTAGTCAACTCGCGGAATATCAGGAGTTGATGATCACGCGTCGCTTGTATCGAAACGGTGACAGCGAATATTTGATCAACAAAACGGCATGCCGTCTGAAGGACATTCGCAGCGCGCTGCTCGATACGAGGGCGGGAACCAAAGGCCATACGGTCATCGCTCAGGGACAGATCGACCAGATTCTCAATGCTTCTCCGCAGGACCGCAGGGAGTTGATCGAGGAAACGGCCGGGATCGTCCGCTACAAGAAGCAGAAGGCGGAGGCGCTGCGCAAACTCGAGGCGACCCAGCAGAATCTGTTGCGCGTCCGAGACATCATCGGCGAAGTCAAGAAGCAATTGAACTCGCTGGAGCGGCAGGCCCGGCAAGCTCGCTCCTATCAGGTCTTGCAGCAGGAGGCGCGCTCGCTGGAAATCGCGTTGCTCACGAACGAATACCGCGCGTTGCGGACCGTGATTGCCGATATTGAGAAGGAACTGGGTCTGTTGACCGAGCGGGAATCCGAACAGGCCTCGGAACAAGCAAAGCTCAACGTGGAGTTGGAGCGCGTCAGACTGGCGATGGCTGAGGCCGGCGACGGCGCAAACCGGCTCAGGGAAGAGTTGGCTCGTCTCGAGCAACAACAGGCTCAGGCTCTGACGTCCGCGGAAGTCGAGCGCCATCGTAGCGAGCTCTATGAGCAGCAGCGAACGCACGGCGCCTCCGAGCTGGAGCGCGTCAAGCAGGAGCAGGAGCATCTGGTGTCCGCCGAGACGGCTCTGGAGCACACGCTCGAGACGCTGGCCCGGGAACTGCTCGAACAGGAGCAGACCCTCGCGGGCGTCGATCAAGAGATGAAGGCTCTGACGCACCAGCGCACAGGGACGGTTCAAGAGGAAGAGCGGGCGCGTGTGGACGTCATGAACCTTGCCGTACTGGTGGCGAACGCCGAGCAAACTCTGTCTCAGCTGACGGTGCGAAGCGAGGAGATCGCTCAACGGGAACATCGCTTGGGCCGGGAGCGTGAGGAACTGGACGGCCAACGTCAGGTTGCCGCGCAGAAACGTCGACTGCTTCTCGAATCCTGCGAGGAGGCAAAGCACACGGTGGGCGCGCTGCGGGAACAGCAGCGGGCGGTGGAGGAAGCGGTCGCACGCAGTGCCGCGTCGCTGGTGGACGTTGATCAGCACCTGTCGCGCGAATCGGAGGAATTGGCTGCCGCGGACTCCCATTGGCGCGCCCTGCAAGGGGTATTGCGCGAAGACATGGGCTATGGCCGATCGGGAGACGAAGAAGCGACGGCCTTGAAGGCCTGCGAGGGTGTGCATGAGGCGATTGCGGAGTGGTTGGAAATTCCGGCGGAATTGGATCGCGCCGTGGAAGCGTGGCTGGGAGAGCGCGTGCGCGGGTGGTTGGTGGACGGTCCCGCCGCCGCCTGTCGGGCCATTGAATTTCTATCGGGAAAGGACCTCGGGCGAGGCACGTTTATTCCGCACTCCCCGCGATGGAGGGCGTCTGCCGATGACTGGTGGCAGGCCCTGGCGGGCCGGAGAGGTGTCATCGGCCGCGCAGCGGATCTGATCTCGGTGCAGCCGTCCCGTGCGGCGGCACGCGATTACCTGTTCGACCGTGTGGTCTTCGTGGAAACCCTGCAGGATGCGCTGAGCCAGTGGGACGCGCTCGCTGCAGAGAGCGGCGGGCCGGTGTTCGTCACCAAGGCGGGCGAGATAGTGGATGCCGCCGGAGCCATCACCGGAGGTCAAACGGGTCCGACGGGCGGTCTGTTGCAGCGCCGCCGCGAGGTGTTGAACCTGGAAGCTCGCCGGGCCGAATTGACCCAGGCCGTGGAGGAGGGGCGGCAGCGGCGGGAGCAACTCGTCACGGAAGGGCAGCAGTTGCGCGATGAAGCCAGACGCCTGGCCGATTTGCTGCGAGAGGCCGAAATGAGCGGCCTTTCCCTCCAGAAGGATGAGGCGGGACTGGAGCAGGTCCTCGGAGATCTGATTCGCCGCATCGAGGCGCTCACCGAGGAGGCTCAGCGGAATTCGGGCGAAGTGCAGCGACTCCAGCAGGAAGCGCGGGTGGGCGCCGCGCAGCTGCAACAGTGGATGGCGGAAAAGGCCGGTCAGGAGCGCAGCCTTGCGCAGGTTCGGGCTCGCCTCGTGCACATCGAGGAGGATGTACAAGGACTTCAACAGCGACTGACGGCGGCGCAGCTCTCCGTGCAAGGCAATCGCACGACCGGTGATCATCATCGGCGGGACCTGCAGCGGATTCGACAACAACGGCAGGAAGGGCTTGCCCGCATCGAGAGCTTCGTTCAACAATTGGCTTCGCTCGAAGCGTCACTGACCCAGAGCCGGGAGGAGCGGCTGCGGTACGAGGAACTCTGCCGTGAGCTGGGCGGGGCGGTCGACCGAGTGAAGGCGGACGTCGTACAGGCACAGGAACAGCAAGCGCAAAACCTGGCGCACGCGCATGATATCGAAGTGGATCTGGAGCGCGTGCGTGAAGTCATGGCGTCGCTGCGCGAAAGCCGTCTGGCGAGCGAGGTGAGGCGTGCCGAGGTCCGTACTCAGCTGGGGACGGTCGAGTCCACGCTGGCCGGGACTTACCAAGTAGATCTGTCCACGCTCTCCGAGCCCATTCCGGCAGCGGAGGAGGGTACCGCTTCGCAACCAGCGGCTGTCGGCTCCGACGACGACCTCAGGCAGCAGCTGAAAAAGATTCGAGAACGACTCGATCGCATGGGGCCGATCAATCTGGCTGCGATCAGCGAGCACGAGGAGCTGGAAACACGGCATCAATTTCTTTCGACCCAAGAGCAGGATCTGTCGACCTCTATGGCGTCGTTGAAGGAAATCATCCAACGGATCAACCGTACGACCAAAGACATGTTCGCTTCGACGTTCGCGGAATTACAGGAGCAATTTGGTGTGGTCTTCTCCAAGTTCTTTCCGGGCGGCCGGGCGGAGCTGCAGTTGGTCGATGCGACGATAGGCGAGGGAACGGACGAAAAGAGACCGCCGGATGATCCCGGCGTGGAGATCGTCGCCCAGCCGCCCGGGAAACGTTTGAAAAACATCACGATGTTGTCGGGAGGAGAGAAGACGCTGACGGCGATGGCCCTGTTGTTCGCGAGCTTTCTGATCAGGCCGACGCCATTCTGCATTCTGGACGAAATCGACGCGCCGCTCGACGAGGAAAACATCGGACGATTTACCGGCGTTCTGCGGGAGCTGGCTCGGGAAGCGCAATTCATGGTCATTACTCACAACAAGCGAACCATGGCGATCGCCGATTCGCTCTTCGGCGTGACGATGGAAGAGCCGGGGATCTCGAAGCTTGTCTCAGTCCGACTGGCGGATTTGCAGCCGGCATGA
- the ispH gene encoding 4-hydroxy-3-methylbut-2-enyl diphosphate reductase — translation MKIYLANPRGFCAGVDRAIDIVDLSLRKYGAPIYVRHEIVHSRHVVNSLRQKGAVFVEELNEVPEGSVVIFSAHGVAKSVWEEANRRRLHVIDATCPLVIKVHNEVNRDYTQGYDLILIGHAGHPEVIGTLGQIPDKFHLVSSVEDVEKLQVDNVHSLSYVTQTTLSVDECRDIVGALHRRFPHIKGPHQEDICYATQNRQNAVKELSKLVDVILVIGSPNSSNSNRLRELGEHCGIASYLIDSASDINPAWLDGVKAVGITAGASAPEVLVAEVVAYLKTYGTAEVEDLTVIEEDVEFLLPKELITIESSKPSVTASTR, via the coding sequence ATGAAAATTTATCTGGCTAATCCACGTGGGTTCTGCGCCGGCGTCGATCGGGCGATCGACATCGTCGATCTGTCGTTGCGCAAATACGGGGCGCCGATCTATGTCCGCCACGAAATCGTCCATAGCCGGCATGTCGTGAACTCGTTACGCCAGAAAGGCGCGGTCTTTGTCGAGGAACTGAACGAAGTGCCCGAGGGCTCCGTGGTGATCTTCAGCGCCCACGGCGTGGCCAAATCCGTGTGGGAGGAAGCCAATCGGCGGCGTCTCCACGTCATCGATGCCACCTGTCCATTGGTCATCAAGGTCCACAATGAGGTGAATCGGGACTATACGCAGGGGTACGATTTGATCCTGATCGGCCATGCGGGGCATCCGGAAGTGATCGGTACATTGGGTCAGATTCCGGACAAATTCCACCTGGTCTCGTCGGTCGAAGATGTCGAGAAGCTTCAGGTGGACAACGTCCACTCCCTGTCCTACGTCACACAGACCACGTTGAGCGTCGATGAATGCCGCGACATCGTGGGAGCGTTGCACCGCCGATTTCCTCATATCAAGGGACCGCATCAGGAAGATATCTGTTATGCTACCCAGAACCGGCAGAACGCCGTCAAGGAACTGTCCAAGCTGGTGGACGTGATTCTGGTGATCGGCTCGCCCAACAGCTCCAATTCCAATCGTCTACGTGAGTTGGGTGAGCATTGCGGGATCGCCTCCTATCTGATCGACTCCGCTTCCGACATCAATCCGGCCTGGCTCGACGGCGTCAAGGCCGTGGGCATTACGGCCGGTGCGTCCGCGCCGGAAGTGCTGGTCGCCGAAGTCGTCGCCTATTTGAAGACCTACGGGACTGCGGAAGTCGAAGATCTGACCGTGATTGAGGAAGACGTGGAATTCTTGTTGCCCAAGGAACTGATCACGATTGAGTCCTCCAAGCCATCGGTCACGGCTTCCACCAGATAG
- a CDS encoding response regulator transcription factor: MAQATPRKILIVEDEKDILQLVKLYLDKEGFRTLTAATGTDALKSVKQEKPDLVVLDLMLPEIDGLEVCKRLRSAPDTAMVPIIMLTAKAEESDTVIGLELGADDYVTKPFSPKALVARIKALFRRLDRSQNQHETVYRYGNVVMDLARHEVTNDDREVPLTAKEFGLLEHLLRNPGRVLTREVLLNTVWGYDYFGTTRTVDVHIRRLKQKIPLLDQAILSVKSLGYKLREED, translated from the coding sequence ATGGCCCAAGCCACCCCCAGAAAGATTCTCATCGTCGAGGACGAAAAAGACATACTCCAGCTGGTCAAGCTCTATCTCGACAAGGAGGGGTTCCGTACCCTGACCGCGGCGACGGGAACGGATGCCCTGAAGTCCGTGAAACAGGAAAAGCCCGATCTGGTGGTGCTCGATCTGATGCTGCCGGAGATCGACGGACTTGAGGTCTGCAAGAGACTCCGTTCCGCACCGGACACGGCGATGGTCCCGATCATTATGCTCACGGCCAAAGCGGAGGAATCCGACACCGTCATCGGTCTCGAACTGGGCGCCGACGACTACGTGACGAAACCCTTCAGTCCCAAAGCACTCGTGGCGCGGATCAAGGCCTTGTTCCGCCGTCTCGACCGCAGCCAGAATCAGCACGAGACCGTCTATCGCTACGGCAATGTGGTCATGGACCTGGCGCGGCACGAGGTGACCAACGACGACAGGGAAGTGCCGCTCACCGCCAAGGAGTTCGGCTTGTTGGAACATCTGCTTCGGAATCCGGGTCGCGTGCTGACGAGAGAGGTGCTGCTGAACACGGTGTGGGGCTACGATTACTTCGGCACGACCAGAACCGTCGACGTCCACATCCGGCGCCTCAAACAGAAGATCCCGCTGCTCGACCAGGCGATCCTGTCCGTCAAGTCCCTCGGCTACAAATTGAGAGAGGAAGACTGA
- a CDS encoding ATP-binding protein, producing MNLSIRWKVTLATLFALACGFAMAGALAERSLERQELAQSYRNLDVRSELVAHELRPLLLSPALDFTDPSFQALIRELGVEAVARITLIAPDGRVLADSVVSSESLPGVENHRTRPEVEQALAQGSGSDLRTSQTTGERTLYHAILLTERDGKTSVVLRLGLPIATLEGEFSQLRHHLMLAFGSAFLVAVGVSLLLARSLTKPLSDMAAAARRMADGDAAARIQVTSRDEAGLLGETLNHMADELRAKIEEVSEDRSQLLAMLTSMVEGVMVLDYRGRVLQVNPALERMFNVTRAEARGREFSDVFGHPHLAVLVSTVLNTRIGQEDEILLSPNGRCLHIEASVAGGEQENEACAVLVFHDITELRRLEKIRKDFVANVSHELRTPLTSIKGYVEALLDGGKDDPDTSAKFLDIILKQSDRLNLILDDLLQLSKIESGQVLLRHEPLQVEAIVERTMAMMRPLAGKKGHRLVLDIPSGLPLVNGDEERLGQVLSNLLDNAIKYTPEGGSITVAARRIASGEPPTGVKSESLEISVADSGIGIPESDRPRVFERFYRVDKARSREMGGTGLGLAIARHIVEGHGGQVWAEGNRPCGSRFVVRLPVQPTDRSTSHPNLAPTK from the coding sequence ATGAACCTTTCCATCCGATGGAAAGTCACGCTCGCCACGCTGTTCGCCCTGGCCTGCGGCTTTGCGATGGCGGGGGCCCTGGCTGAGCGGTCGCTCGAGCGGCAGGAACTGGCGCAATCCTACAGAAATCTCGACGTCCGCTCCGAGCTGGTAGCCCACGAATTGCGGCCTTTGCTGCTGTCCCCTGCCCTGGATTTCACCGATCCGTCGTTCCAAGCCCTCATTCGGGAATTGGGCGTCGAGGCTGTGGCACGGATTACGCTGATCGCTCCCGACGGCCGAGTGCTGGCCGACAGTGTGGTTTCTAGCGAAAGCCTGCCGGGAGTCGAGAACCATCGGACCAGACCGGAAGTCGAACAGGCTCTGGCTCAGGGGAGCGGCAGCGATCTGCGTACAAGCCAGACCACCGGAGAACGCACGCTATATCACGCGATCCTGCTCACCGAACGCGACGGCAAAACCTCGGTCGTGCTCCGCCTCGGGCTTCCGATCGCGACGCTGGAAGGGGAGTTCTCGCAGCTCCGACACCATCTGATGTTGGCTTTCGGGAGCGCCTTTCTGGTCGCCGTTGGAGTGAGCCTCCTGCTGGCACGCAGCTTGACGAAACCCCTATCGGATATGGCAGCCGCGGCCCGCCGAATGGCGGACGGCGATGCAGCCGCCCGCATTCAGGTCACCTCACGTGACGAAGCGGGGCTGCTTGGCGAAACGCTCAATCACATGGCGGACGAATTACGCGCGAAGATCGAAGAAGTGTCGGAAGACCGCTCCCAGCTCCTTGCCATGTTGACGTCGATGGTGGAAGGGGTCATGGTCCTGGACTACCGAGGACGGGTGCTCCAAGTTAACCCCGCGCTGGAGCGTATGTTCAACGTCACCAGAGCGGAAGCCAGGGGACGTGAATTTTCCGACGTGTTCGGCCATCCTCACCTGGCGGTGTTGGTGTCCACCGTGTTGAACACCAGGATCGGACAGGAGGATGAAATTCTCTTGAGTCCCAACGGGCGCTGCCTGCACATCGAAGCGTCCGTGGCCGGGGGCGAGCAGGAAAACGAAGCCTGCGCCGTCTTGGTGTTTCACGACATCACCGAACTCAGGCGGCTCGAAAAGATCCGCAAGGACTTCGTGGCCAATGTGTCCCACGAACTGCGGACCCCACTGACGTCGATCAAAGGCTACGTCGAAGCGTTGCTGGACGGCGGAAAGGACGATCCGGACACCAGCGCCAAGTTTCTGGATATCATCCTGAAGCAAAGCGACCGTCTGAACCTGATTTTGGACGACTTGCTGCAATTGTCGAAAATCGAGTCCGGACAGGTGCTCCTCCGGCACGAGCCCTTGCAAGTCGAGGCGATCGTCGAGCGCACGATGGCCATGATGCGTCCCCTCGCCGGCAAGAAGGGGCATCGCCTCGTGCTGGACATTCCTTCCGGACTCCCCCTGGTCAACGGCGATGAAGAACGGTTGGGTCAAGTCCTGTCGAATCTGCTCGATAACGCCATCAAGTACACACCGGAAGGAGGGAGCATCACGGTCGCCGCCCGCCGCATCGCGTCCGGCGAACCGCCGACGGGCGTGAAATCCGAGAGTCTCGAGATTAGCGTCGCAGACAGCGGTATCGGTATTCCGGAGTCGGATCGGCCCCGGGTGTTCGAGCGCTTCTATCGCGTCGATAAAGCCCGTTCACGGGAGATGGGAGGCACCGGACTCGGCTTGGCGATCGCGAGACACATCGTCGAAGGGCATGGAGGGCAGGTATGGGCCGAGGGAAACCGTCCGTGCGGCAGCCGGTTCGTCGTCCGCCTTCCGGTCCAGCCTACGGACCGGTCGACGAGTCATCCCAATCTCGCCCCCACTAAGTAA
- a CDS encoding inorganic phosphate transporter, which produces MMLELNGMLLLVVLLALLFDFSNGWHDSANAIATVVSTRVVSPLVAVIGAGILNIAGAFMSTAVAKMVGSGIVDPSTVTQQMVASALAGAILWNLFTLLLGLPTSSSHALIGGMVGAAVTHGGWDTVKLSGLRSVLEAMVLSPFFGFAIGLSLMVLISWLFFRVPRGMATKIFKRLQLLSACFMAFSHGANDAQKAMGIITLALLSAGQIQSHEVPGWVIGTCAVAMGLGTAAGGWRIVRTLGMGIVKLEPVHGFAAETGAAAVLMVTAHIGLPVSTTHTITSSVMGVGAIKRLSAVRWGVTRRILYAWLFTLPGAAILSSVIYLVGARLG; this is translated from the coding sequence ATGATGCTGGAACTCAACGGAATGTTGCTCCTGGTCGTCCTGCTCGCGCTGCTGTTCGACTTTTCGAACGGGTGGCACGACAGCGCCAACGCCATCGCCACGGTCGTTTCCACCAGAGTGGTGAGTCCGCTTGTCGCGGTCATCGGAGCCGGCATCCTGAATATCGCCGGCGCGTTCATGTCCACCGCCGTCGCCAAGATGGTCGGCTCGGGCATCGTGGATCCCTCGACGGTCACGCAGCAGATGGTGGCGTCGGCGCTGGCCGGCGCCATCTTGTGGAACCTATTCACCTTGTTGCTCGGGCTGCCCACCAGTTCGTCCCACGCTTTGATCGGCGGCATGGTGGGAGCGGCTGTGACGCACGGCGGGTGGGACACCGTCAAACTCTCGGGTCTTCGATCCGTGCTGGAGGCCATGGTCCTGTCTCCCTTCTTCGGCTTTGCCATCGGCCTCTCGCTGATGGTCCTGATCAGCTGGCTGTTTTTTCGTGTTCCTCGGGGAATGGCGACCAAGATTTTCAAACGCCTGCAACTACTGTCGGCCTGTTTCATGGCGTTCAGCCACGGCGCGAATGATGCGCAAAAAGCGATGGGCATCATCACGCTCGCGCTGCTTTCGGCCGGTCAGATCCAATCCCACGAGGTGCCCGGCTGGGTCATCGGCACCTGTGCAGTGGCCATGGGGCTGGGAACGGCCGCAGGCGGCTGGAGAATCGTCCGTACTCTCGGGATGGGCATCGTCAAGTTGGAGCCGGTGCATGGATTCGCGGCGGAAACGGGGGCGGCCGCGGTCCTCATGGTCACAGCCCACATCGGCTTACCTGTGAGTACGACCCATACCATCACCTCGTCGGTGATGGGAGTCGGAGCTATCAAACGTCTGTCCGCGGTTCGTTGGGGGGTGACTCGGCGCATCCTCTATGCCTGGCTCTTCACGTTGCCCGGCGCCGCCATCCTCTCCTCAGTGATTTACTTAGTGGGGGCGAGATTGGGATGA
- a CDS encoding DUF47 family protein, whose amino-acid sequence MFGLIPREEAFFELFKKAAHNMIEGSRLLAAMMKDLRSPVEQARRIKEVEHVGDGITHDIALRLNQTFITPIDREDIHDLASALDDILDVAEAIADRFVLYKVTKPTEMAVKLADILYQASVAVGQGVDRLGMAHPDVKECSVQVNSLENEADRVSRDAISELFDKETDPIAVIKWKEIYEGFEAGTDRCEDVANILERISLKHH is encoded by the coding sequence ATGTTCGGACTGATTCCACGGGAGGAAGCCTTCTTCGAGCTATTCAAGAAGGCGGCGCACAACATGATCGAGGGGAGCCGGCTCTTGGCCGCGATGATGAAGGACCTGCGTTCGCCGGTCGAGCAGGCCAGGCGCATCAAAGAAGTCGAGCATGTCGGAGACGGCATTACGCACGATATTGCGCTCCGCCTCAACCAGACGTTCATTACGCCGATCGACCGCGAGGATATCCATGATCTCGCCAGTGCGCTGGACGACATTCTTGATGTGGCCGAAGCGATCGCCGACCGCTTCGTCCTCTACAAGGTGACCAAGCCGACCGAGATGGCCGTCAAGCTGGCCGACATCTTGTACCAGGCGTCGGTGGCGGTCGGGCAGGGTGTAGACCGGCTTGGGATGGCTCATCCGGACGTGAAGGAATGCAGCGTGCAGGTCAACAGTCTGGAGAACGAAGCGGACCGCGTCTCCCGCGACGCCATCTCCGAGCTGTTCGACAAAGAAACGGATCCGATAGCCGTCATCAAATGGAAAGAGATCTATGAAGGATTCGAGGCCGGCACCGACCGCTGCGAAGACGTAGCCAACATTCTGGAACGGATCTCATTGAAACACCACTAG
- a CDS encoding ketoacyl-ACP synthase III, with protein sequence MIRTRIVGTGSYLPERVVSNAEAAGTLGIAPSMVTRLTGIVERRWADPSQASSDLAVEACRRAMDAAGINQSAIEAIVLSTTSPDMAFPSTACLLQRKLGCPGGPAFDLSASCSGFLYGLSMGDAMIRSGQLTQCLVVAAEVKSRTLDPDDAHTALLFGDGAGAVVVRAEHGASRPDRGIQGLRIHAEGAQHDLIRIPVGGSRMPATEATFSRPGTTLRMRGGPLFRLAVKKLDQAIRDLLKEFGVTLDDVAYLVLHQANGRILSSLTAKLGLPASKICSVIERLGNTSSASVPIALDHAVRAGRIAPQDLVVLGSFGGGITWATGLIRW encoded by the coding sequence ATGATCCGCACCAGGATTGTCGGAACCGGCTCTTACCTGCCCGAGCGGGTGGTATCGAATGCGGAGGCAGCTGGTACGCTCGGAATTGCCCCCTCCATGGTCACCCGCCTCACCGGCATCGTCGAGCGACGATGGGCCGATCCATCCCAGGCATCGTCGGACCTAGCTGTGGAGGCCTGCCGGCGGGCGATGGACGCTGCGGGGATCAACCAGTCTGCGATCGAAGCCATTGTTCTCTCGACGACTTCACCGGATATGGCTTTCCCCTCGACCGCCTGCCTGCTGCAACGCAAGCTGGGCTGCCCAGGAGGACCCGCCTTTGATCTGTCTGCCTCCTGCTCGGGCTTTCTCTATGGTCTGTCGATGGGGGATGCCATGATTCGAAGCGGCCAACTGACCCAATGCTTGGTCGTAGCGGCCGAGGTCAAGTCACGGACCCTTGATCCCGACGATGCCCACACGGCACTTCTGTTCGGCGACGGAGCCGGTGCGGTCGTGGTGCGAGCCGAGCATGGCGCAAGCCGACCCGACCGAGGCATCCAGGGCCTGCGGATACATGCCGAAGGCGCCCAGCATGACTTGATTCGGATACCGGTTGGCGGTTCGCGCATGCCGGCGACGGAGGCGACCTTCAGCAGGCCGGGCACGACGCTCCGCATGCGAGGAGGTCCGCTGTTCCGGTTGGCCGTCAAGAAATTGGACCAGGCGATCCGGGACTTACTGAAGGAATTCGGTGTGACTCTGGACGACGTGGCCTACCTGGTCCTGCACCAGGCAAACGGGCGGATCCTGTCCAGCCTCACGGCCAAGCTTGGGCTCCCGGCTTCGAAAATCTGCTCGGTGATCGAGCGTCTGGGCAATACCTCATCCGCCTCGGTGCCGATCGCGCTGGATCATGCCGTCCGTGCCGGTCGAATCGCGCCACAGGATTTGGTCGTGCTGGGAAGTTTTGGCGGCGGAATCACATGGGCGACGGGACTGATTCGGTGGTAG